A stretch of the Caminicella sporogenes DSM 14501 genome encodes the following:
- a CDS encoding D-glycero-alpha-D-manno-heptose-1,7-bisphosphate 7-phosphatase, producing the protein MKKAVFLDRDGVINDNSIPVNKPEDLKIYPWTSEAISKLNKAGYYVFVITNQGGIEMGYFTENDLKNIHNKMIKEINLGGGIIDDIEYCPHFKTKCECRKPSSGMIIKLAKKYNIKLSQSYMIGDRDVDIEAGINAGCKTIKIGENYKRADYTAKNLLEAVNIILKK; encoded by the coding sequence ATGAAAAAGGCTGTTTTTTTAGATAGAGATGGTGTGATTAATGATAATTCTATTCCTGTAAATAAACCTGAAGATTTAAAAATTTATCCTTGGACTTCAGAGGCCATATCAAAGTTAAATAAAGCAGGTTATTATGTCTTTGTTATTACTAATCAAGGTGGAATAGAGATGGGATATTTTACTGAAAACGATTTAAAAAATATTCACAATAAAATGATTAAAGAAATAAATCTTGGTGGAGGTATTATAGACGATATAGAATATTGTCCGCATTTTAAAACTAAATGCGAATGTAGAAAGCCTTCTTCTGGTATGATAATTAAATTAGCTAAAAAATATAATATCAAATTAAGTCAATCATACATGATAGGTGATAGAGATGTAGATATTGAAGCTGGTATTAATGCAGGGTGTAAAACAATAAAAATTGGAGAAAATTATAAAAGAGCTGACTATACTGCTAAAAATCTTTTAGAAGCAGTTAATATTATACTAAAAAAATAA
- a CDS encoding MGDG synthase family glycosyltransferase yields MNILFFTVSAGEGHNQVAKTLSEAIYKTGKNHNVKIIDTFNYINSNLHKFLMKSYIRSIKYIPELYGYFYKKTEEIDSSLHDFGELINKIFISRKLSKLLSDFKPDIIVCTHPFPAEALSVLKRKNSISVPIITTLTDYTLHPIWINKEIDYYIISSEVFKYELDFWNINPSKAKFFGIPVRERFYLKLDREKLCSKFNIKNIFTALLMGGGLGLGNIIQTLDYLLNYKIDIQIIVITGKNQELYKKLNEKYVKNSKYKNLRVFGFVSNIDEIMSVSDIIITKPGGITITEALIKELPIIITSNLPGQEERNTEFILNNGIGMLATNPNTLISSINILKDNREKYNFIKYNMSKLKKPNATKDIVNFILSKENMTSTS; encoded by the coding sequence ATGAATATATTATTTTTCACCGTTTCTGCTGGAGAAGGTCATAATCAGGTAGCTAAGACTTTATCAGAAGCAATTTATAAGACAGGTAAAAATCATAATGTCAAAATAATTGATACTTTTAATTATATAAATTCAAATTTACATAAATTTTTAATGAAAAGTTACATACGTTCTATCAAATATATACCTGAACTTTATGGTTATTTTTATAAAAAAACTGAAGAAATAGATAGCTCCCTACACGATTTTGGAGAATTAATCAATAAAATATTTATCTCACGAAAATTATCTAAACTTTTATCTGATTTTAAACCTGACATCATAGTTTGTACTCATCCCTTTCCTGCTGAAGCTCTTTCAGTTTTAAAGCGCAAAAATTCTATATCTGTACCAATAATAACCACATTAACTGATTATACACTGCATCCAATATGGATAAATAAAGAAATTGATTATTATATTATTTCATCTGAAGTATTTAAGTATGAACTAGATTTTTGGAATATTAATCCAAGTAAGGCAAAATTTTTCGGAATACCTGTAAGGGAACGTTTTTATTTGAAATTAGACAGAGAAAAACTCTGCAGCAAATTTAATATAAAAAATATATTTACTGCTCTCTTAATGGGCGGTGGTCTAGGATTAGGCAACATCATACAAACTCTGGATTATTTACTCAACTACAAAATAGACATACAAATAATAGTTATTACTGGCAAAAATCAAGAACTCTATAAAAAGCTAAATGAAAAGTATGTAAAAAATAGTAAATACAAAAACTTAAGAGTTTTTGGCTTCGTATCAAACATTGATGAAATTATGAGTGTTTCAGATATAATTATTACAAAACCGGGTGGTATAACTATTACAGAAGCCTTGATAAAGGAACTGCCTATAATTATAACCTCTAACTTACCGGGACAAGAAGAAAGAAATACTGAATTTATTTTAAATAATGGAATAGGAATGTTAGCTACAAATCCAAACACTCTAATTTCAAGTATAAATATATTAAAAGACAATAGAGAAAAATATAATTTTATAAAATACAATATGTCAAAACTAAAAAAGCCAAATGCAACTAAAGACATTGTAAATTTTATTTTAAGTAAAGAAAATATGACCTCAACATCTTGA
- a CDS encoding NAD(+)/NADH kinase produces the protein MEQNYRAINIVSNNKPLSLETARILKYKLEKNDFIVPDVFDYNAELIICIGGDGSFLRTVHKYGFPNIPIVGINTGHLGFFQELSPYELDEFIYKYKRGEYFIDKINPVEGIICTRKSCIEILGINEIVIKGDKSTTIHLNLSLDKSFLEKFSGDGILISTPTGSTAYNYSLGGSIVDPRLNLMQITPIAPINTTAYRSFTSSIVVPKYSTIKIHPEYRYENSILIISDGMEYRYSSIVEIQIKLSELEIQLMRLKEYNFWNRVKEKFL, from the coding sequence ATGGAGCAAAATTATAGAGCAATCAACATAGTATCAAACAACAAACCTCTTTCACTTGAAACAGCTAGAATTCTTAAATACAAATTAGAAAAAAACGACTTCATTGTACCCGATGTATTCGATTATAATGCAGAATTAATTATTTGTATAGGGGGAGACGGCTCTTTTCTCAGAACCGTTCATAAATATGGTTTTCCAAACATACCCATCGTAGGTATTAATACCGGTCATTTAGGTTTTTTTCAGGAATTATCTCCCTATGAATTAGATGAATTTATCTATAAATACAAAAGAGGCGAATATTTTATTGATAAGATAAATCCCGTTGAAGGAATTATTTGTACAAGAAAAAGCTGTATTGAAATACTTGGAATTAACGAAATAGTAATTAAAGGAGATAAATCTACTACCATCCACTTAAATTTATCTTTAGATAAAAGTTTTTTAGAAAAATTTAGTGGAGATGGTATACTTATTTCTACACCTACAGGCAGTACTGCTTATAATTATTCCTTGGGCGGAAGCATTGTAGACCCAAGACTAAACCTCATGCAAATTACACCTATAGCTCCAATTAATACTACAGCCTATAGGTCCTTTACATCAAGTATTGTTGTTCCTAAATATTCTACAATTAAAATTCATCCAGAATATAGATATGAAAATTCTATTTTAATTATCAGTGATGGTATGGAATACAGATATAGTTCTATTGTAGAAATACAAATTAAATTATCAGAATTAGAAATACAACTTATGAGATTAAAAGAATATAACTTTTGGAATAGAGTAAAAGAAAAATTTTTATAA
- the fabI gene encoding enoyl-ACP reductase FabI: MGNLLKDKNILIMGVANKWSIAWGIAQKFHKEGANLAFTYYGDKSKESLLKLLEEEGIDNHLLISCDVTKDEDIENAFLNLKEKFGVLHGVVHSIAHAKKEELQGNYYNTSREGYHMAQDISAYSLVAVARNAKPLMTEGGSIVTLTYLGSERAVKNYNVMGVAKAALEASVRYLAVDLGPENITVNSISAGPIKTLAAKGVKGFNQMLKEFENVSPMKRTVKTEEIANTALFLCSDLGTGITGENIHVDCGYHILG, translated from the coding sequence ATGGGAAATTTACTTAAAGATAAAAATATTTTAATTATGGGTGTAGCAAATAAGTGGAGTATAGCATGGGGAATTGCTCAAAAATTTCATAAGGAAGGGGCAAATCTTGCTTTTACATATTATGGTGATAAAAGCAAGGAAAGTTTATTGAAATTATTGGAAGAAGAAGGAATTGATAATCATTTGCTTATTTCATGTGATGTAACTAAAGATGAAGATATAGAAAATGCTTTTTTGAATTTAAAGGAAAAATTTGGAGTTTTACATGGAGTGGTTCATAGCATAGCTCATGCTAAAAAAGAAGAATTACAAGGTAATTATTATAATACTTCTAGAGAAGGATATCATATGGCACAGGATATTAGTGCATATTCATTAGTTGCAGTAGCTAGAAATGCAAAGCCTCTTATGACTGAAGGTGGGAGCATAGTAACTCTTACATATTTAGGTTCAGAGAGAGCAGTAAAGAATTATAACGTAATGGGAGTTGCAAAAGCTGCACTTGAAGCAAGTGTTAGATATTTAGCAGTTGATTTAGGACCTGAAAATATTACGGTAAATTCTATTTCTGCTGGACCTATAAAAACTCTTGCTGCTAAAGGAGTAAAAGGGTTTAATCAAATGTTAAAAGAATTTGAAAATGTATCTCCAATGAAGAGAACTGTTAAAACAGAAGAAATAGCTAATACTGCATTATTCCTTTGCAGTGATTTGGGAACAGGTATAACTGGTGAAAATATTCATGTTGATTGTGGATATCATATTTTAGGATAG